The DNA segment GTGTTTTGGAACAGTTTTTGTACAGTAGCTGTGGAGCTGGAAATAGCAGTGTCATGACCTGCACAAGAACAAGTGGTCTTACTTGTTCAGTTGTGAATGTGTTCAGAAGGAAGCCTTTTGGTTTGTGGCGAAGAAGAGGGAATCCTGTGTTCAGAGCCTGCAGGCTCCTCCTGGAGGTCAGTCTCTGAACACACTGTGTCCATGTCACAGCATGTATTGGTAATCTTGTCATTGTCTTCCTTCCTGTAGGTCCAGAGCTGGAAGAGGTTCCTGAGCCGCCCAAAAAGATGGCCCCCAGGTTCCGGGTGCGACCACGTTTCGAACCCATACACTTTGTCACCAGTGCTGAGAAGGATGACAGGAGGGAAGAGCCTCTGGATAACCAAACCCAGGAGGTGAACCAGGAGGCAAACACAAACAGCATAGCCCAGCCAGCTGAAAACTGTACAAATTCCTTTGTGAATGCACGGGACACAGATCCACAGCTCTCCAACTGCGCTGGGCTTGGCTTTGCAGgcccggcagcagcagccaagaaGGCTGTGAATAGCATGGACTCTACCACAAACAGCACGCTTCAGGTTTCTGTTCCTCCCTCCACCGTCCAGCCTGCATCAGAGACTTTCCCTCCATCGGCTATAACGCTGAAGCAGAGTTTCATTGAGAAACTATCAGCAGCTGTCTGGAAAAATCTTGCTAACCCAGATGCCAACACGGGGACTGACAAAATTAACTTCACCTATCTTCTGACACGTTCAATTCAGGCCTGCAAGACAAATCCTGAATACATTTATGTTCCTCTGAAGGAAATCGCCCCCTCTGACCTCCCCAAGAGCAAGAAGCTGCTAACAGATGGCTTCGCATGCGAGGTGAGGTGTCAGAACGTCTACCTGGCCACCGGCTATGCAGGCAGCAAGAACGGGTCCCGGGATcgagcagcagagctggcagtcAAGCTGCTGAAGAAGCCTGTGGAGGTGAGAGTCGTGCAGCGGAAGTTCAAGCACACCTACCATGAGGACCTGGTGGTGTGCGAGGCAGGCGTGAGTCGCCTGGATTTCCCTCCTGCTCTCAAACCCCACGAGGAGTTTCTAGCTGCCAACAGGGACTGTGTCCCGATGCAGCCTGGTACTGAATCCATGAAGGGTTCTGCTGCTACCAACAAACACTGGACTAGTTTTGTCCTCACGGAGAATGCCAGTGATGCAATAGGAATCCTTAACAATTCTGCCTCATATAACAAAATGTCTGTTGAATATAAATATGAATTAATGCCCAACCGCTCTTGGCGCTGCCAGGTCTACCTGCAGGACCACTGCCTCGCCGAGGGGTTTGGCACTAAAAAGACCAGCAAGCACGCAGCTGCTGAGGAGGCACTGAAGATCCTGCAGAAGATGCAGTCAAACGTAGCAGCCATCAAAGTGACCCAGGTTCAGAAGGTAGGCTGTTCATCACGGGGCTCTGGGAGGAAGAAGGACCTGAAGGACCTGGTGGTTTATGAGAACTCCAGTAACCCGGTGTGCACGCTGAATGACACTGCCCAGTTCAACAAGATGACGGTGGAGTACGTCTTTGAAAGGATGACTGGCATGCGATGGAAGTGCAAGGTGCTGCTTGAAGACGAATTCATCGCAGAAGCAGTTGGAGTGAAGAAATCTGTCAAGcatgaagcagcagaggaagctgTGAAAATCCTCAAAAAGACTCAGCCAACTGTTGTCAATAACCTGAAGAAAGGCACCGTTGAAGACGTCATCTCCCGAAATGAGATCCGGGGTCGGTCAGCTGAAGAGGCTTTCAAACAGAAGATCAAAGAAGACAACATTGGGAATCAAATACTGAGGAAGATGGGCTGGACAGGCGGTGGCCTGGGGAAAGCCGGGGAAGGAATTAGGGAGCCTATTTCAGTGAAGGAGCAGTTTAAAAGGGAAGGACTTGGGCTTGATGTGGAAAGGGTCAACAAAATAGCTAAAAGAGATATCGAAGAGATCATTCGGAACTATGCACGCTCAGAGAGCCACATTGACTTGACTTTCTCTAGAGAACTGACCATGGATGAGAGGAAGCAGATCCATCAGATCGCCCAAAAATATGGTCTTAAAAGTAAATCTCATGGGCAGGGGCACAACAGGTACTTGGTGGTGAGCAGGAAGCGGCGCAAGGAGGATCTGTTGGACCAGCTGAAGCAGGAGGGCCAGGTTGGGCACTATGAGCTGATTATGCCACAGGCAAACTGAGGGGATGTGTCCCTTTGCTTAGAGACAGCTGCCCGGATACTCGGTGAGAAAAAGAGATGCTGCATTTTTCCCTGTCATGGGCTACATCAATGTTAAAAGTCTTTCACTTTGTTAATATCATTTCTAAAACACTGTTAGACATTTAGAACTGAGTTCTGTCCCAAGTATCTTAGCACAGCCCAAAAGCAGTAGTGCTGTCACTGTATGTGTCTTTGATATTACTTGTTCCTTCACGTTTTAATAGTTTTGTAATAGCAAAACCACATGTCCAACGAGGAGGAATTTCACATAATTTAAAATTCTGGTTCCCTTCTTCTTGAccaaggaagtaaaaaaaaaaagcccttttttaataaaagataaaaacaaaactaaaaagaaaatcacaaagagcaaaggaaatgcAGTCTGGGGACTGAAGCCTGTATGTAAAGTTggtattaatgaaaataaaggtttatttctggaaaaaagCCCAGGATTTGTCACACtttgtaaagaagaaaaataatatgtgAAATCTGTGTTTAATCTTgagaaatatatacatatatatatatattatatatacaccAAGGTCTTGTCTCtgctgtgtatgtatgtatggaGATGTCCTGGACCAGTTTAACCAGTTTGAATTCATAGCTTTCTACCTTGAGTCTCCCATCCTGAGAGTTCCCGAATGCA comes from the Melopsittacus undulatus isolate bMelUnd1 chromosome 6, bMelUnd1.mat.Z, whole genome shotgun sequence genome and includes:
- the NKRF gene encoding NF-kappa-B-repressing factor gives rise to the protein MAPPEPESVPEAVLEQWRQYNETERQWELRRRFILRHLSGYPGAAIDQLLALSVLWTNHIFMGCRYGMQVMEKVLKMAEGIDIGEMRTYELVPSRKLKRCHSPSDSPELEEVPEPPKKMAPRFRVRPRFEPIHFVTSAEKDDRREEPLDNQTQEVNQEANTNSIAQPAENCTNSFVNARDTDPQLSNCAGLGFAGPAAAAKKAVNSMDSTTNSTLQVSVPPSTVQPASETFPPSAITLKQSFIEKLSAAVWKNLANPDANTGTDKINFTYLLTRSIQACKTNPEYIYVPLKEIAPSDLPKSKKLLTDGFACEVRCQNVYLATGYAGSKNGSRDRAAELAVKLLKKPVEVRVVQRKFKHTYHEDLVVCEAGVSRLDFPPALKPHEEFLAANRDCVPMQPGTESMKGSAATNKHWTSFVLTENASDAIGILNNSASYNKMSVEYKYELMPNRSWRCQVYLQDHCLAEGFGTKKTSKHAAAEEALKILQKMQSNVAAIKVTQVQKVGCSSRGSGRKKDLKDLVVYENSSNPVCTLNDTAQFNKMTVEYVFERMTGMRWKCKVLLEDEFIAEAVGVKKSVKHEAAEEAVKILKKTQPTVVNNLKKGTVEDVISRNEIRGRSAEEAFKQKIKEDNIGNQILRKMGWTGGGLGKAGEGIREPISVKEQFKREGLGLDVERVNKIAKRDIEEIIRNYARSESHIDLTFSRELTMDERKQIHQIAQKYGLKSKSHGQGHNRYLVVSRKRRKEDLLDQLKQEGQVGHYELIMPQAN